Proteins encoded together in one Cicer arietinum cultivar CDC Frontier isolate Library 1 chromosome 4, Cicar.CDCFrontier_v2.0, whole genome shotgun sequence window:
- the LOC101503481 gene encoding uncharacterized protein, which translates to MDMDMDFDMEMDMDVPLPEELELLESSYRIYEQEDHDNYYSHPPEDETEPQPEQPSPDLASPSEPQSDSLKRPRSNSSSDLDLDLDSSDVEKREKVRVRVEDPPAEEDWLRYSPPPSVTVEEVRFSKEKTLSRYASEIDGECMPVTAPNGDRVYTKLDRYYGEERVTKLNCRGYSSDLALEPISVLFERLEQETFTKTLEASSESQSFVDVPPTLTVHEQLWVDKYAPKSFTDLLSDEQTNREVLLWLKQWDSTVFGSEIRSTSDDVLSALKRHSSISHNQKSLGSNFPRTKGGHNWSSNNRYINSRSTDESGNSKNIQDIRNTKSRNVGAPEHKILLLCGPPGLGKTTLAHVAARHCGYHVVEVNASDDRSTSTIEAKILDVVQMNSVLSDSKPKCLVVDEIDGALSDGKGAVEVLLKMISAERKPDAGKQSLDKGQMERKSSKKGRKTASLSRPVICICNDLYAPALRSLRQVAKVHIFIQPTITRVVSRLKYICNKEGVKANAIALTALAQYTECDIRSCLNTLQFLSKKKETLNVFDIGSQVVGQKDMSKNVIDIWKELFQRKRTKKIDRKSNNSKFSEFDTLYSLISYRGDSDLILDGIHENILQLNYHDPVMQKTVKCLNSLEVYDLLHQYIMRTQQMSLLVHLPPVAITVHHIVAQVQKPNIEWPKSYHRYRTMNMENMEILNTWHYKIPPHIARHLSATSFVEDLISPLLHILSPRTIRPVALQLLSDKEKNDIAHLVSTMVSYAITYKKMKSDTLPNTLKYEVADELALSLFPAIGNFVNFKDYTSNHYVLSLAMKQVLVHEVEKHKILQANVKAVALANGGHGVIDSGTNNIPFANTNNHTAVVDMETIGSQANVLARKSNDNRKTVLPNLSLTKISTATDNAKLLDMGNKKKPLRSSSSFFDR; encoded by the exons ATGGACATGGACATGGACTTTGACATGGAAATGGACATGGACGTTCCCCTCCCCGAAGAACTCGAATTACTCGAATCAAGCTATCGTATCTACGAACAAGAAGATCATGACAATTACTATTCCCACCCTCCTGAAGACGAAACCGAACCCCAACCCGAACAACCTTCGCCAGATCTCGCGTCTCCCTCCGAACCCCAATCCGACAGCCTGAAACGTCCTCGTTCCAATTCGAGCTCCGATTTAGATTTGGATTTGGATTCTTCTGATGTAGAAAAACGGGAGAAAGTTAGGGTTAGGGTTGAAGATCCTCCCGCAGAAGAGGATTGGCTTCGGTATTCTCCTCCTCCTTCGGTTACGGTTGAAGAAGTGAGATTCTCCAAGGAGAAGACGTTATCGCGATACGCATCGGAGATTGACGGCGAATGTATGCCGGTAACTGCGCCCAATGGGGATAGGGTTTATACCAAGCTTGATAGATACTACGGAGAAGAGCGAGTTACGAAGCTGAATTGTAGAGGATATTCTTCTG ATCTTGCTTTAGAACCGATTAGTGTTCTGTTTGAAAGGTTGGAGCAAGAGACATTCACCAAG ACCTTGGAAGCTAGTTCTGAATCCCAAAGTTTTGTAGATGTTCCTCCAACACTAACGGTCCATGAGCAACTTTGGGTAGATAAATATGCTCCAAAATCGTTTACGGATCTTCTCAGTGATGAACAGACAAATCGTGAG GTACTCTTGTGGTTAAAACAATGGGATTCTACAGTGTTTGGTTCTGAAATTCGTAGTACATCAGACGATGTTTTGTCTGCATTGAAACGACATTCTTCTATTTCGCATAATCAGAAATCTCTGGGTTCAAATTTTCCCAGGACAAAAGGAGGGCACAATTGGAGTAGTAATAACAGGTATATAAATTCTAGAAGTACAGATGAGAGTGGTAATTCAAAGAATATTCAGGATATACGGAATACAAAGTCAAGGAATGTTGGTGCACCAGAACATAAg ATCCTTCTGCTATGCGGACCCCCAGGTCTCGGTAAAACTACACTTGCACATGTAGCTGCTAGGCATTGTGGATATCATGTGGTGGAG GTTAATGCTAGTGATGATCGTTCTACATCAACGATTGAAGCAAAAATCCTTGATGTGGTTCAGATGAACTCTGTCTTGTCTGATTCAAAGCCAAAGTGTCTG GTGGTGGATGAAATTGATGGAGCCCTTAGTGATGGAAAAGGTGCTGTGGAAGTTCTTTTAAAGATG ATTTCTGCTGAGAGGAAGCCTGATGCAGGGAAGCAAAGTTTGGATAAAGGACAAATGGAAAGGAAGTCATCAAAGAAAGGGCGGAAAACTGCGTCACTGTCAAGACCT GTGATTTGCATATGTAATGACCTATATGCACCTGCCTTAAGATCATTACGCCAAGTGGCCAA GGTTCATATATTTATTCAACCAACAATTACCCGGGTGGTAAGCAG actaaaatatatatgtaacaaggAGGGGGTGAAGGCCAATGCCATTGCACTCACTGCTTTAGCGCAATATacag AATGTGATATACGCTCATGTTTGAACACTCTCCAATTTCTCTCCAAGAAGAAAGAAACCCTCAATGTG TTTGATATTGGTTCACAAGTTGTTGGTCAGAAGGACATGTCAAAAAATGTTATAGACATCTGGAAAGAG TTGTTCCAAAGAAAAAGGACAAAAAAGATCGATAGAAAATCTAATAATAGCAAGTTCTCTGAATTTGACACCTTGTACTCCCTTATATCATACCG AGGTGATAGTGACCTGATTCTGGATGGCATTCATGAAAATATTCTGCAGCTCAATTATCATGATCCAGTTATGCAGAAAACT GTCAAGTGCCTCAACAGTCTTGAAGTTTATGATCTGTTGCATCAATATATAATGCGTACACAACAAATGTCTCTCCTTG TTCATTTGCCTCCTGTAGCAATTACTGTACATCACATAGTAGCTCAAGTTCAGAAGCCAAACATTGAGTGGCCAAAGTCATATCACAG GTATCGAACAATGAATATGGAAAATATGGAGATTTTGAATACTTGGCATTACAAAATCCCACCACATATTGCAAGGCACTTGTCAGCTACTTCCTTTGTTGAAGACTTAATTTCTCCATTGTTACACATCCTGTCCCCACGAACCATAAGACCG gTGGCCTTGCAATTACTATCAgataaggagaagaatgatattgCTCACTTAGTCAGCACAATGGTCTCATATGCtataacatataagaaaatgaaATCAGATACGCTGCCTAATACCCTGAAGTATGAAGTAGCAGATGAGTTGGCTTTGTCTCTCTTTCCTGCTATCGGTAACTTTGTAAACTTTAAG GATTATACTTCAAACCATTATGTGCTTTCTTTAGCTATGAAGCAGGTTCTGGTGCATGAA GTTGAAAAGCATAAGATTTTACAAGCTAATGTCAAAGCTGTGGCTTTAGCAAATGGAGGGCATGGAGTTATTGACTCTGGAACTAACAACATTCCATTTGCCAATACCAATAATCATACAGCTGTAGTTGATATGGAAACCATTGGAAGTCAAGCTAATGTCTTAGCTAGGAAATCAAATGACAATCGCAAGACAGTTTTACCAAACTTGAGTCTAACTAAAATTTCAACTGCAACAGACAATGCAAAACTGCTTGACATGGGAAATAAGAAAAAACCATTAAGGAGTTCCTCAAGTTTCTTCGACAGGTGA